In the genome of Flavobacteriaceae bacterium YJPT1-3, the window TCCATGCGATAAGCCTCCGTGGTTAACTCTAAGGCCCCTTTGGTGGCACTATAGACTCCCCGAAAGGGCAATCCCATATAGCCGGCAATGGACGTAATATTCAGAATACGACCGCTACCCTGTTTCCGCATGGCAGGTAAGACCGCGTTGATGACGCGAAGGGGCCCAAAATAATTGGTCTCAAAAACCCGTTTCATTTCGGCTTCGGGTATCTCTTCCAGGGGACCGGTGATCCCCATCCCGGCATTGTTGATCAGAAAATCAATACGGCCTTCGCGATCCAGCAGTTGATTGATGGCCTGATTGACACTAGCGGCATCCGTGACATCCAGTGCCAAAAAGTGAATCCCGTTCAGCTCCTCCTGTTTAGGGGTTCTGCTGGTGCCATAGACCTTGTAGTTTTTGGTCGCTACATATTCTCCAATAGCCTTGCCGATTCCCGAAGAGGCACCGGTGATCAAAACAACTTCCTGCATAGTATTGAATTTGCTGCAAAGAACGGGAAAAGTGATGAAATGGGCGACCGGAATTGGATTCGAAGAAGGGTCAATCGCTGACTTTAGGGCATAAAAAAAAGGCAAGCTACCTACATCACACCGCTACGACCATCTACCCTTGCTGCGTTCCCGCCCTGGGGGAATTCGACAGGAGCTGGTTGTGTAGGACTTGCCTCATGCAAATATAAGGCGTTTCAAAGGTTTCACAATGATTTTTAAGTGCCAATTTAAATGGATAAATTGCCGTTCTATGGAAAAAGAAATCACTACTATATACAAGAGGCTCGCACTCATTACGTTGACCTTTCTAGCCCTG includes:
- a CDS encoding SDR family oxidoreductase; translated protein: MQEVVLITGASSGIGKAIGEYVATKNYKVYGTSRTPKQEELNGIHFLALDVTDAASVNQAINQLLDREGRIDFLINNAGMGITGPLEEIPEAEMKRVFETNYFGPLRVINAVLPAMRKQGSGRILNITSIAGYMGLPFRGVYSATKGALELTTEAYRMELRAFGIEMTNVAPGDFATNIASGRYHAPIREGSPYQKQYGDALATMDEHVDEGSDPLEMAKAVHQIMTSSRLKIHYKVGAFMQKFSVRLKALLPDLVYEKLLRNHYKM